One Stigmatella aurantiaca genomic region harbors:
- a CDS encoding YceI family protein, translated as MNMLLKSAIAAAVFAVPSIAAASTWEIDSAHSSAKFTVKHMMITNVAGEFGSVTGTVNLDDKDPSKTTITASVDTTTINTNQPKRDAHLKSPDFFDVEKYPAMTFKSKSVKADGKDKFKVTGDLTLHGVTKPVTLDVESSSTEIKDPWGGTRRGASATTKLNRKDFGLTWNQALEAGGVAVGDEVKVMIDLELVKKDEAPAAAAPAKK; from the coding sequence ATGAACATGCTGCTGAAGTCCGCCATCGCCGCCGCCGTCTTTGCCGTCCCCTCCATCGCCGCCGCGTCCACGTGGGAGATTGACTCCGCGCACTCGTCCGCCAAGTTCACCGTGAAGCACATGATGATCACGAACGTGGCGGGCGAGTTCGGCAGCGTCACCGGCACGGTGAACCTGGACGACAAGGATCCCTCCAAGACGACCATCACCGCGAGCGTCGACACGACGACCATCAACACCAACCAGCCCAAGCGCGACGCGCACCTGAAGAGCCCGGACTTCTTCGACGTCGAGAAGTACCCGGCCATGACCTTCAAGTCGAAGAGCGTGAAGGCCGACGGCAAGGACAAGTTCAAGGTGACGGGCGACCTGACGCTCCACGGCGTGACGAAGCCGGTCACCCTGGACGTGGAGTCTTCGTCCACCGAGATCAAGGATCCCTGGGGTGGCACGCGCCGTGGCGCCTCCGCGACGACGAAGCTCAACCGCAAGGACTTTGGCCTGACCTGGAATCAGGCGCTGGAGGCCGGTGGCGTGGCGGTGGGCGACGAGGTGAAGGTGATGATCGACCTGGAGCTCGTGAAGAAGGACGAGGCCCCGGCTGCGGCGGCGCCCGCCAAGAAGTAG
- a CDS encoding dioxygenase family protein: MGSGFDRREVLQMAAAVGVAGISETVGPRAGASTVAPAAFVSHGSPLVSLDTDAYPQALRRFGESVNGVRALVVVSAHWETPGGVRVTASATPPLIYDFGGFPEALYRLTYPCPGAPEVAREAVALLAAAGFASAADAGRGLDHGTWVPLRLALPEASLPVVQVSMPRGASAEDVMRMGQALRPLRSQGVLLLGSGGVSHNLRRLFPDKAAPSESWAQAFDTWVAERLDARDFSGLLDWMRAPNARLAHPTAEHFLPLSFVLGAALPEDRLIPVFEGFHHGTLSMRSFALRA, from the coding sequence ATGGGCTCGGGGTTCGACAGGCGCGAGGTGCTCCAGATGGCCGCGGCCGTCGGCGTGGCGGGCATCTCGGAGACGGTGGGGCCCCGGGCGGGCGCGTCCACCGTGGCCCCCGCGGCCTTCGTCTCCCATGGCTCGCCCCTGGTGTCGCTGGACACGGATGCCTACCCGCAGGCGCTGCGCCGCTTCGGCGAGAGCGTGAACGGTGTCCGGGCGCTCGTGGTGGTCTCCGCGCACTGGGAGACCCCGGGGGGCGTGCGCGTCACCGCGAGCGCCACCCCGCCCCTCATCTATGACTTCGGCGGCTTTCCGGAGGCGCTCTACCGGCTGACGTACCCGTGCCCGGGCGCCCCCGAGGTGGCCAGGGAAGCCGTGGCGCTCCTGGCGGCCGCGGGCTTCGCGAGCGCGGCGGATGCCGGGCGCGGGTTGGATCACGGCACCTGGGTGCCGCTGCGGCTGGCGCTGCCCGAGGCGAGCCTTCCGGTGGTGCAGGTGTCCATGCCCCGGGGCGCCTCGGCCGAGGACGTGATGCGCATGGGGCAGGCGCTGCGCCCGCTGCGCTCCCAGGGCGTGCTGCTGCTGGGCAGCGGCGGGGTGAGCCACAACCTGCGGCGGCTGTTCCCGGACAAGGCCGCGCCCTCGGAGTCCTGGGCCCAGGCGTTCGACACCTGGGTGGCGGAGCGCCTGGACGCCCGCGACTTCTCTGGCCTGCTCGATTGGATGCGCGCACCGAATGCGCGCCTGGCGCATCCAACCGCCGAGCATTTCCTTCCGCTCTCTTTTGTCCTCGGTGCTGCCCTCCCCGAGGACCGCCTCATTCCGGTCTTCGAGGGCTTTCATCACGGAACTTTGTCCATGCGCAGCTTCGCGCTGCGCGCTTGA
- a CDS encoding sigma-54-dependent Fis family transcriptional regulator: MTHRLDLKDLLSFDPEGGLIHFAGQRALLMDAVALGLLRKELISMLGMTAARGILTRLGYAHGWRTAEAMKTALPWPDESFWRRAGGRLHTLQGQVLLEPVERGPEDGPAPFAEALWRESYEAEQHLLHVGQADQPVCWSLTGFASGYMSYCNGKPIYCLETRCVGKGDAVCQILGKSAEEWGSTCVEALSFYETRCMEGVLAQVTEALKEAEQKLRVKRRTLARVVGESEDPSGLVVRTEGMRRVLALARRAAKVDSTVLITGESGVGKERVARLIHDESERAHKAFVAVNCAAVTESLLESELFGHAKGAFTGATHDRPGLFEAASGGTLFLDEVGEVPPAMQARLLRALQEKEVRRVGENQSRKVDVRVVAATNRNLLEEVSTGRFRQDLYYRLRVIELKVLPLRERRDDILPLARQLLAEASERLGRKVASFSPEVADQLLRYGWPGNVRELANAIERAVALHEGTRIERDDLPEEVREAQPSILPGSAPRTLEDMEREYILAVLAHNSGNRSRTAEQLDIGLATLYRKLKQYGHPEVAN; encoded by the coding sequence ATGACCCACCGTTTGGACCTCAAGGATTTGCTGTCGTTCGACCCGGAGGGCGGCCTCATTCACTTCGCGGGCCAGCGGGCCCTGCTGATGGATGCCGTGGCGCTGGGGCTCCTGCGCAAGGAGCTGATCTCCATGCTGGGGATGACGGCCGCCCGGGGCATCCTGACACGGCTGGGGTACGCGCATGGCTGGCGGACGGCGGAGGCCATGAAGACGGCGCTGCCGTGGCCGGACGAGAGCTTCTGGCGCCGGGCGGGCGGGCGCCTGCACACCCTTCAGGGCCAGGTGCTGCTGGAGCCCGTGGAGCGGGGCCCCGAGGATGGGCCCGCGCCGTTCGCGGAGGCCCTGTGGCGCGAGTCCTACGAGGCCGAGCAGCACCTGCTGCACGTGGGGCAGGCGGATCAACCGGTGTGCTGGAGCCTCACGGGGTTCGCCAGCGGGTACATGAGCTACTGCAACGGCAAACCCATCTACTGCCTGGAGACGCGCTGCGTGGGCAAGGGGGACGCGGTCTGCCAGATCCTCGGCAAGTCCGCCGAGGAGTGGGGCTCCACGTGCGTAGAGGCGCTGAGCTTCTACGAGACGCGGTGCATGGAGGGGGTGCTCGCCCAGGTGACGGAAGCCCTCAAGGAGGCCGAGCAGAAGCTCCGGGTGAAGCGGCGCACGCTGGCGCGCGTGGTGGGTGAGTCGGAGGACCCTTCCGGGCTGGTGGTGCGCACGGAGGGCATGCGGCGGGTGCTCGCCCTCGCGCGGCGCGCGGCGAAGGTGGACTCCACGGTGCTCATCACCGGCGAGAGCGGCGTGGGCAAGGAGCGCGTGGCCCGGCTCATCCACGACGAGTCCGAGCGGGCCCACAAGGCCTTCGTGGCCGTCAACTGCGCGGCCGTCACGGAGAGCCTCCTGGAGAGCGAGCTGTTCGGCCACGCCAAGGGGGCCTTCACCGGCGCCACGCATGACCGGCCCGGCCTCTTCGAGGCGGCCAGCGGCGGCACCCTCTTCCTGGACGAGGTGGGCGAGGTGCCCCCCGCCATGCAGGCCCGGCTGCTGCGCGCGCTCCAGGAGAAGGAGGTCCGCCGCGTGGGCGAGAACCAGAGCCGCAAGGTGGACGTGCGCGTGGTGGCCGCCACCAACCGCAACCTCCTAGAGGAGGTGAGCACGGGCCGCTTCCGGCAGGACCTCTACTACCGGCTGCGCGTCATCGAGCTGAAGGTGCTGCCGCTCCGGGAGCGGCGGGACGACATCCTGCCGCTGGCCCGGCAACTGCTCGCCGAGGCCTCGGAGCGGCTGGGCCGCAAGGTGGCCTCCTTCTCCCCCGAGGTGGCCGACCAGCTCCTGCGCTACGGGTGGCCGGGCAACGTGCGCGAGCTGGCCAACGCCATCGAGCGCGCGGTGGCGCTGCACGAGGGCACGCGCATCGAGCGGGACGACTTGCCGGAGGAGGTCCGCGAGGCCCAGCCCAGCATCCTGCCGGGCAGCGCGCCCCGGACGCTGGAGGACATGGAGCGCGAGTACATCCTCGCGGTGCTGGCGCACAACAGCGGCAACCGCTCGCGCACCGCGGAGCAGCTCGACATCGGGCTGGCCACGCTCTACCGCAAGCTCAAGCAGTACGGCCACCCGGAGGTGGCCAACTGA
- a CDS encoding DUF6982 domain-containing protein: MSDTRAAMREFRFLDEKRKTGSLSPPEEARWNELRGHLGVQDAPVQEPPAAEAYPQQPQGYYGQDGQWYAYPKGYPPPAYPPQPQYPGYPQQPQGYYGQDGQWYAYPAPYPQQPQGYYGQDGQWYAYPAPYPPQAYDPNQAYAQGYDPNQGYAGYPPQQGYDPNQAYDPNQAYAGYPPQQGYDPNQAYDPNQAYAGYPPQQGYDPNQGYAGYPPQQGYDPNQAYDPNQGYEGQPQAWPAEPSQTYAGYPPPEADATPADYAPEAEAAEATPEASWQEPSASPESIQLGSEDVDIPSLSGPAPWATEAQPQAAAAEELSEASASEVTSADDLMEVSDADVTDVESVPEESSFEEAAPAEAPSASFEAVPELSAEPMESSEAIELQGDDVDLIDADSDAVTEAVPEQPASESPLEASFEGLSSMDAPAQPEPAASMDELALDSTDMVADEAPVEASSMEELSLSTADMAAEAPAQEAFQPGLEMSPAEELPPPAEAEAPTFDVSDLEMSPAGEAEAAPQALAAEPEPEPTAAEPTLEVADLGAEMEPAPEASPFPASETPPSLQLRPVQVAPDLQADTVELEEDFSASAPDAAPDVSWNAEPAEAPEATQFHPPSLPSEEIDLDGNPEEAVPLATHADFAQESAPQTSWESDRAMALPDASAQDGVMELADSSADLQPIAPEGSDGWSAEPASAETPLELQPVAPEAGDGWSAEPPPAEPSPELQPLTSETGDGWSAEPASAEPSPELQPLTSETGDGWSAEPAPAQPEPVELQPEWGSPEGEAAPAEASAWADPAQPAAADWAAPTGHDSAWASPETTASSTEWGAPTAQEAAPATIPSEWGDAPEASAPSEAPGSQWAVPPPETPSEWGSVDAATDAPPAQPSAWEPPAESPPAEWGASEEAQPVLEATPAEQDAPWGAAPEASPQAEWTETAEAPAWSAAESTPATSAWETSPAEPPPAAPAAAASDDEWTETPSEEPAPALGWATDASGTQQQAADWAEPEPEWAKNPPARDQFGTSSEINTWGTEQEADYSFQGQSAPVSPFAEPMENLESGASRPVPEASAFAPPAEEVPEPDLIIDDVPPAAPMEAAESEPSIDVTFEDAPPPPPPPAEELPVVELADVEFAEEPAAAAPVAMPPPAPPPPPAPARAFASAPVAPPPPPSLPSIDIEEAPLFEPVGNPLEFQAAQAPSCFVEGEHRVIIHTVEGQVKRGTIRDVDLLDENIALEQQTGFTPERIPGKRMKAIFFMLPAGARQPQAEGQKIRVTFNDGRQVAGFSRDFKTDGQGFFLIPADNRTNTARIFVYRSSIQAIAEG; encoded by the coding sequence ATGTCCGACACGCGCGCGGCGATGAGAGAGTTCCGCTTCCTCGATGAGAAGCGGAAGACGGGGAGTCTGTCTCCCCCAGAGGAGGCCCGTTGGAACGAGCTGCGAGGACACCTCGGTGTCCAAGACGCGCCGGTCCAGGAGCCGCCTGCGGCCGAGGCCTATCCGCAGCAGCCCCAGGGCTACTACGGCCAGGATGGCCAGTGGTACGCCTACCCCAAGGGGTACCCGCCCCCGGCCTACCCACCCCAGCCCCAGTACCCGGGCTATCCGCAGCAGCCCCAGGGCTACTACGGCCAGGATGGCCAGTGGTACGCCTACCCGGCCCCGTACCCCCAGCAGCCTCAGGGCTACTACGGCCAGGATGGCCAGTGGTACGCCTACCCGGCCCCGTACCCCCCGCAGGCCTATGATCCGAATCAGGCCTACGCCCAGGGTTATGATCCGAACCAGGGCTACGCCGGGTACCCTCCGCAGCAGGGGTATGATCCGAACCAGGCCTACGATCCGAACCAGGCCTATGCCGGGTACCCTCCGCAGCAGGGGTATGATCCGAACCAGGCCTACGATCCGAATCAGGCCTATGCCGGGTACCCTCCGCAGCAGGGCTACGATCCGAACCAGGGCTATGCCGGGTACCCTCCGCAGCAGGGGTATGATCCGAATCAGGCCTACGATCCGAACCAGGGCTATGAGGGCCAGCCCCAGGCATGGCCCGCGGAGCCGAGCCAGACCTACGCGGGCTATCCCCCGCCTGAAGCGGATGCGACCCCGGCGGACTATGCCCCGGAAGCGGAGGCTGCCGAGGCCACGCCCGAGGCTTCCTGGCAGGAGCCCTCGGCCTCGCCCGAGAGCATTCAGCTGGGCTCGGAGGACGTCGACATCCCGTCGTTGAGCGGCCCTGCGCCCTGGGCCACGGAGGCCCAGCCCCAGGCCGCGGCCGCCGAGGAACTCTCGGAGGCGAGCGCCAGTGAAGTGACCTCCGCGGACGACCTCATGGAGGTCTCCGACGCCGACGTCACCGACGTGGAGAGCGTGCCGGAGGAGTCCTCCTTCGAGGAAGCCGCCCCCGCCGAGGCGCCCTCCGCTTCGTTCGAGGCGGTCCCCGAGCTGTCCGCGGAGCCCATGGAGTCCTCGGAGGCCATCGAGCTTCAGGGGGACGATGTCGACCTGATCGACGCGGACTCCGATGCCGTGACCGAGGCCGTCCCGGAACAGCCTGCCTCCGAGAGCCCCCTGGAGGCCTCCTTCGAGGGGCTCTCCTCCATGGATGCCCCCGCCCAGCCCGAGCCGGCCGCGTCCATGGACGAGCTTGCGCTGGACAGCACGGACATGGTGGCGGACGAGGCGCCGGTGGAAGCCAGCTCCATGGAGGAGCTGTCCCTGTCCACCGCGGACATGGCCGCCGAGGCCCCCGCGCAGGAGGCCTTCCAGCCCGGGCTGGAGATGAGCCCCGCCGAGGAGTTGCCGCCGCCCGCGGAGGCCGAGGCCCCCACGTTCGATGTCTCCGATCTCGAGATGTCCCCTGCGGGCGAGGCGGAAGCCGCGCCCCAGGCCCTGGCCGCCGAGCCCGAACCGGAGCCCACCGCCGCGGAGCCCACCCTCGAGGTGGCGGACCTGGGCGCCGAGATGGAGCCCGCGCCGGAGGCCTCGCCTTTCCCCGCCAGCGAGACGCCGCCTTCGCTCCAGCTTCGCCCGGTCCAGGTCGCTCCCGACCTTCAGGCGGATACCGTCGAGCTCGAAGAGGACTTCAGCGCCTCGGCTCCTGACGCGGCCCCGGACGTGTCCTGGAACGCGGAGCCGGCCGAAGCGCCCGAGGCCACGCAGTTCCATCCCCCGTCCTTGCCGTCCGAGGAGATCGACCTCGACGGCAATCCGGAAGAGGCCGTTCCCCTCGCGACCCACGCAGACTTCGCCCAGGAATCAGCCCCGCAGACCTCGTGGGAGTCGGACCGGGCCATGGCCCTTCCCGACGCGTCCGCGCAGGACGGTGTCATGGAGCTGGCGGATTCGTCCGCGGACCTTCAGCCCATTGCCCCTGAAGGGAGCGATGGCTGGAGCGCCGAGCCTGCTTCCGCGGAGACTCCCCTGGAGCTTCAGCCCGTGGCCCCCGAGGCGGGCGACGGCTGGAGCGCCGAGCCCCCTCCGGCGGAGCCTTCCCCGGAGCTTCAGCCCCTGACCTCTGAAACGGGCGACGGCTGGAGCGCCGAGCCTGCCTCGGCGGAGCCTTCCCCGGAGCTTCAGCCCCTGACCTCCGAAACAGGCGACGGCTGGAGTGCCGAGCCTGCCCCGGCACAGCCTGAGCCCGTGGAGCTACAGCCCGAGTGGGGCTCGCCCGAGGGAGAAGCGGCTCCGGCAGAGGCCTCCGCATGGGCCGATCCCGCGCAGCCGGCCGCGGCGGACTGGGCGGCCCCCACCGGACACGACTCCGCGTGGGCCAGCCCCGAGACCACCGCCTCCTCCACCGAGTGGGGAGCCCCCACGGCCCAGGAAGCCGCCCCTGCCACGATTCCCTCGGAGTGGGGAGACGCACCCGAAGCCTCCGCCCCCTCCGAGGCGCCCGGCTCCCAGTGGGCCGTACCGCCTCCCGAGACGCCCTCTGAGTGGGGCTCGGTGGACGCAGCCACGGATGCCCCGCCGGCCCAGCCGTCCGCATGGGAGCCCCCTGCGGAGAGCCCGCCCGCCGAGTGGGGGGCTTCCGAAGAGGCACAGCCCGTCCTCGAGGCCACGCCCGCGGAACAAGATGCCCCCTGGGGCGCCGCGCCCGAGGCCAGCCCTCAGGCCGAGTGGACGGAGACTGCCGAAGCCCCCGCCTGGTCCGCTGCCGAAAGCACGCCTGCCACGTCCGCGTGGGAGACGAGCCCCGCGGAGCCACCCCCGGCCGCTCCGGCCGCTGCCGCATCGGACGATGAGTGGACGGAGACCCCATCGGAGGAGCCCGCACCGGCCCTGGGGTGGGCCACCGACGCCTCCGGCACTCAACAGCAGGCCGCGGACTGGGCCGAGCCCGAGCCCGAGTGGGCCAAGAACCCTCCCGCGCGGGACCAGTTCGGCACCTCTTCGGAGATCAACACCTGGGGAACGGAGCAGGAGGCCGACTATAGCTTCCAGGGACAGTCCGCCCCGGTGAGCCCCTTCGCCGAGCCGATGGAGAACCTGGAGTCCGGTGCCTCGCGGCCGGTGCCCGAGGCGTCCGCCTTCGCGCCCCCCGCCGAGGAGGTTCCGGAGCCGGATCTCATCATCGACGATGTGCCGCCCGCGGCCCCCATGGAGGCAGCCGAGTCCGAGCCGAGCATCGACGTCACCTTCGAGGACGCGCCGCCTCCGCCCCCGCCTCCCGCCGAGGAGCTGCCCGTGGTGGAGCTCGCCGACGTGGAGTTCGCGGAAGAGCCCGCGGCGGCCGCCCCGGTGGCGATGCCCCCGCCCGCGCCCCCGCCGCCCCCCGCGCCCGCGCGCGCCTTCGCGAGCGCGCCCGTGGCGCCCCCGCCCCCGCCGAGCCTTCCGTCCATCGACATCGAGGAGGCGCCGCTCTTCGAGCCGGTGGGCAATCCGCTGGAGTTCCAGGCCGCCCAGGCCCCCTCCTGCTTCGTGGAGGGCGAGCACCGCGTCATCATCCACACCGTGGAGGGCCAGGTGAAGCGCGGCACCATCCGCGATGTGGATCTGCTCGACGAGAACATCGCCCTGGAGCAGCAGACCGGCTTCACCCCGGAGCGCATCCCCGGCAAGCGCATGAAGGCCATCTTCTTCATGCTGCCCGCGGGCGCGCGCCAGCCACAGGCCGAAGGACAGAAGATCCGCGTCACCTTCAATGACGGCCGCCAGGTCGCGGGCTTCTCGCGCGACTTCAAGACCGACGGCCAGGGCTTCTTCCTCATCCCCGCGGACAACCGCACCAACACCGCGCGCATCTTCGTCTACCGCTCGAGCATCCAGGCCATCGCCGAGGGGTAG